A stretch of the Jeotgalibacillus malaysiensis genome encodes the following:
- a CDS encoding RTCB protein produces MQTNQNVVELQGKHNTAKVFTHNVDEVTVGQVIGMLNEPFAEGSQVRIMPDCHAGKGSVVGTTMTITDKVVPNLVGVDIGCGVLVTRIKASKDEIDFQQLDDVINKHVPSGMSVRSKAHRFHKEVPFDKVRAPFNRERAEKSIGTLGGGNHFISLEEHDGAIHILIHSGSRNIGKQVAEYYQDVAFKRLSNQSDKTKEVIDQLKSEGRHHEIQAVIAKMKSERPVVNKDLAFVTGQDMDDYLNDLGVAQQFAALNRKAMVDEIIQNMGWEVEEQFDTIHNYIDLENMILRKGAISAQAGEKVVIPINMRDGSIIAIGKGNPDWNFSGPHGAGRIMSRSKAKQQVTLEEFQDSMEGIWSTSVVESTIDESPFAYKPIDEIMENIQDSVDIQFVVKPIYNFKAK; encoded by the coding sequence ATGCAAACAAATCAAAACGTAGTCGAACTTCAAGGAAAACACAACACAGCAAAGGTATTCACTCACAATGTCGATGAAGTGACGGTTGGTCAGGTCATTGGGATGTTGAACGAGCCGTTTGCAGAAGGAAGCCAGGTTCGAATTATGCCTGACTGCCATGCAGGTAAAGGCTCTGTCGTTGGAACAACCATGACAATTACTGATAAAGTCGTTCCGAATCTCGTCGGCGTAGATATTGGATGTGGTGTTTTAGTTACCCGAATCAAAGCATCAAAAGACGAAATTGATTTCCAACAATTGGACGATGTGATTAATAAGCATGTTCCAAGTGGAATGAGTGTTCGTTCAAAGGCACATCGTTTCCATAAGGAAGTACCTTTTGACAAAGTACGTGCTCCGTTTAATCGTGAGCGAGCTGAGAAGTCAATCGGGACACTCGGAGGGGGAAATCATTTTATTTCCCTAGAAGAGCATGATGGTGCGATTCACATCTTGATTCACTCTGGTAGCCGAAATATTGGAAAGCAGGTTGCTGAATACTACCAAGATGTAGCATTCAAGCGTCTGTCGAATCAATCGGATAAAACGAAAGAAGTCATTGACCAATTGAAATCTGAGGGTCGTCATCATGAGATTCAGGCTGTGATTGCGAAAATGAAGTCAGAACGTCCGGTTGTTAATAAAGACCTTGCTTTTGTAACAGGTCAAGATATGGATGATTACTTGAATGACTTAGGCGTGGCTCAACAATTTGCCGCACTTAACCGGAAAGCAATGGTTGATGAAATCATTCAAAACATGGGATGGGAAGTCGAAGAACAATTTGACACAATCCACAATTACATCGACCTTGAGAATATGATTCTCCGAAAAGGAGCTATCTCCGCTCAGGCTGGTGAAAAAGTGGTTATCCCAATCAACATGCGTGATGGTTCGATTATTGCAATTGGCAAAGGAAACCCAGACTGGAACTTCTCAGGTCCTCATGGAGCTGGTCGCATCATGTCACGTTCAAAAGCAAAACAGCAAGTTACGCTTGAAGAATTTCAGGATTCAATGGAAGGGATTTGGTCAACATCTGTTGTCGAATCAACAATTGATGAGTCGCCATTTGCATACAAACCGATTGATGAAATCATGGAGAACATCCAAGATTCAGTCGATATCCAGTTTGTTGTAAAGCCGATTTATAACTTTAAAGCGAAGTAA
- a CDS encoding deoxycytidylate deaminase — protein sequence MNHMNWDDYFMNVAILSAERSKDPNTKVGAVIVNADKRIVGIGYNGFPNGCSDEDFPWEREGEYEDTKYAYVVHAEENAILNSTTSLKGGSIYVSLFPCNECAKKIIQSGIKEVVYLSDKYSGTPTDIASKRMLSAAGVKTRKLNMEKGIEVTPISN from the coding sequence ATGAACCATATGAATTGGGATGATTATTTTATGAACGTGGCGATTTTATCAGCAGAACGAAGCAAAGACCCAAATACGAAAGTAGGGGCGGTCATTGTGAATGCGGACAAGCGGATTGTTGGGATTGGCTATAACGGGTTTCCAAATGGCTGTTCTGACGAAGACTTCCCCTGGGAGCGGGAAGGGGAATATGAAGATACGAAGTATGCGTATGTCGTTCATGCCGAAGAAAATGCTATTTTGAACAGTACGACCTCACTCAAAGGAGGAAGTATCTATGTTTCGCTGTTCCCGTGCAATGAATGTGCCAAAAAAATCATTCAATCCGGCATCAAAGAGGTCGTTTATCTATCTGATAAGTATAGTGGAACACCTACGGATATTGCATCGAAGAGAATGCTCAGTGCGGCAGGCGTGAAAACTCGTAAATTAAATATGGAGAAGGGAATCGAGGTCACCCCGATTTCAAATTGA
- a CDS encoding ribonuclease H — protein MAKSKAKFYAVLAGHKPGIYLTWAECQEQTKGFKGAKYKSFPTREEANLFMKGEVVVTSAEKKKEDYIVAAKEAERYAIEVSKEAGTVAIYTDGSRKQKPESEDFVFGCGVAIIDGGDIQHSFGKASDYKPYAVYENVAGELLGAGEAFRYLQNNRPDVKKVVFFYDYQGIGHWAQHTWKAKNDMTQRYVAFMDTFRQETGVEIDFRHVKGHVGNKFNEHVDEIAGRVIDEFIAKLQKGA, from the coding sequence ATGGCAAAATCAAAAGCGAAATTCTACGCAGTATTGGCAGGACACAAACCAGGCATCTACTTAACGTGGGCAGAATGCCAAGAGCAAACGAAAGGCTTTAAAGGGGCGAAATACAAGAGCTTTCCAACTCGTGAGGAAGCTAATTTGTTTATGAAAGGCGAAGTCGTTGTGACTTCTGCAGAAAAGAAAAAGGAAGATTATATCGTTGCCGCTAAAGAGGCAGAACGCTATGCGATTGAAGTCTCGAAAGAAGCAGGTACGGTTGCCATTTATACGGACGGAAGCAGGAAACAGAAGCCTGAATCAGAAGACTTTGTATTCGGCTGTGGCGTTGCTATTATCGATGGCGGAGACATTCAACACAGCTTCGGGAAAGCGAGTGATTATAAACCATATGCCGTTTATGAAAACGTAGCTGGCGAGCTGTTGGGAGCCGGTGAAGCATTCCGTTACCTCCAGAACAATCGACCGGATGTGAAGAAAGTGGTCTTTTTCTATGATTATCAAGGAATTGGGCACTGGGCACAGCACACTTGGAAGGCAAAGAATGACATGACTCAGAGATATGTTGCATTCATGGATACATTCCGACAAGAAACCGGTGTCGAGATTGATTTTCGCCACGTGAAAGGACACGTCGGAAACAAGTTCAATGAACACGTAGACGAAATTGCAGGAAGAGTCATTGATGAGTTCATTGCAAAACTTCAGAAGGGGGCGTGA
- a CDS encoding putative methyltransferase, whose translation MKLDYGSGSQPKEGFKSSDFCGAPNYDYYIKDYRVLDLEGGSCDIIHCRNVIHHIPEQDLPLLFAEFNRLLKPGGKLIISEPREEFHRSNLILDIIWYRFLKNERKIALPLYYVDYKKYVKGFQLVKTKNEFNNEILTYTKSEATQLLRFVN comes from the coding sequence ATGAAACTAGATTACGGGTCGGGTAGCCAGCCGAAAGAAGGATTTAAGTCATCTGATTTCTGCGGGGCACCGAATTATGATTACTACATCAAGGATTACCGAGTTCTTGATTTAGAGGGTGGAAGTTGCGATATCATTCATTGTCGGAATGTCATCCATCATATCCCGGAGCAAGACCTTCCGCTTCTCTTTGCTGAATTCAATCGTTTGCTGAAGCCTGGTGGTAAACTTATCATCTCAGAACCACGAGAAGAGTTCCATCGTTCAAATCTCATCCTGGACATCATCTGGTACCGGTTCTTAAAGAACGAACGAAAAATTGCTCTTCCTCTCTACTATGTGGACTACAAAAAGTATGTAAAGGGATTTCAATTAGTCAAAACGAAAAACGAATTTAACAACGAGATTTTAACGTACACGAAAAGTGAAGCCACACAATTACTGCGTTTTGTAAACTAA
- a CDS encoding diadenosine polyphosphate hydrolase, whose translation MNCPFCKINNVILETPLFKVIRDKYPVAPGHTLIIPKRHAVTYFDLTGEEVDELWTMVGEIKVGLDNEFEPDGYNVGFNVGETAGQTVMHCHIHIIPRYSGDMEDPRGGVRGVIPDKQKY comes from the coding sequence ATGAATTGTCCATTTTGCAAAATCAATAACGTTATCTTGGAAACGCCATTGTTTAAGGTCATCCGGGATAAGTATCCGGTGGCACCTGGTCACACATTAATTATCCCAAAACGTCATGCCGTGACCTATTTTGACCTGACAGGAGAAGAGGTAGATGAGCTCTGGACAATGGTTGGAGAGATAAAGGTTGGTCTCGACAACGAGTTTGAGCCTGATGGCTACAATGTCGGATTCAATGTAGGAGAAACAGCGGGACAGACGGTGATGCACTGCCATATTCACATCATCCCTCGATATAGCGGAGATATGGAAGACCCCCGGGGTGGCGTTCGTGGAGTGATTCCTGACAAGCAAAAGTATTAA